The Podospora pseudocomata strain CBS 415.72m chromosome 1 map unlocalized CBS415.72m_1, whole genome shotgun sequence genome has a segment encoding these proteins:
- a CDS encoding uncharacterized protein (COG:S; EggNog:ENOG503PI6S), producing the protein MGTFSTYRVLTATVLLLGLVFPLLTSGEGGFTHDCAYAGANLTDKHHWIGVYCLNDDVDIYGFNYSMLDLDHCAGNNAGQLVVYENGNYSGSCENCTFIHDKTLHLSCLCWDMNGGHTNSTLDLNTTLYDSNGAVGCYSVLGNKTWEPAPDS; encoded by the exons ATGGGCACCTTCTCCACGTATCGCGTTTTGACCGCCAccgttcttcttctgggccTTGTGTTCCCCTTGTTGACCTCGGGCGAAGGTGGCTTCACCCATGACTGCGCCTATGCAGGCGCCAACCTGACCGACAAACATCACTGGATTGGTGTCTATTGTCTCAACGACGATGTTGATATTTACGGATTCAATTACAGCAT GCTGGACTTGGATCATTGCGCGGGAAACAATGCTGGACAGCTTGTAGTATATGAGAA TGGGAACTACTCCGGATCATGCGAGAACTGTACCTTTATTCATGACAAAACGCTGCATTTGAGTTGTTTGTGTTGGGATATGAACGGCGGGCACACTAACTCGACGCTCGACTTGA acaccacactCTATGACTCGAATGGGGCTGTTGGCTGTTACAGTGTCCTCGGGAACAAGACATGGGAGCCGGCGCCGGATTCTTGA